In Sphingobacteriaceae bacterium, a single genomic region encodes these proteins:
- a CDS encoding NAD(P)H-hydrate dehydratase, whose product MDILLSDKIKLADAFTIQNEPISSIDLMERAALSCAKRLSELITNQQSIFIACGEGNNGGDGFAIARLLLSKKYNVKVLALRVKNKYSSDAEVNFKKLKGNYPDVIIPISCADDLEKLKLTANRILIDAILGTGIKGHVEENLSEIIGWFNHNFKHIISIDVPSGLKTDTSSFDEKNIIHSTLTLSLELPKLAFLMPENQKFVPHFEIIPIGLHATGIAEQKSNMHFIQTETIIHLLRLRNKFDHKGKFGHALILAGAKDKPGAALICSEACLRSGAGLLTLHSCKSVLKSLTIKLPEAMHSLDEHSSFITSVEKPENYEAIAFGPGIGTQEETQTVLKKILQFYTGKLIIDADGLNILSENKTWFNFLIPNTILTPHVKEFERLVGKCIDDFERVAKQIELAVKYNIIVILKGAHTSIAMPDGHVYFNSTGNPGLAKGGSGDALTGIILGLLSRGYNAPQASLIGVYIHGMAADLCSENMSEESILISDVINELPKAFKILEKLKTPE is encoded by the coding sequence ATGGATATTCTTTTATCGGATAAAATTAAATTAGCTGATGCTTTTACCATACAAAACGAACCTATTTCATCCATTGATTTAATGGAAAGGGCTGCCTTGTCATGTGCGAAAAGATTAAGTGAATTAATAACCAATCAACAATCCATTTTTATAGCCTGCGGCGAAGGTAATAATGGTGGAGATGGATTTGCCATTGCCAGATTATTATTGAGCAAAAAATATAATGTAAAAGTACTTGCCCTACGAGTTAAAAATAAATACTCATCGGATGCTGAGGTAAATTTTAAAAAACTAAAGGGTAATTATCCGGATGTGATAATACCGATTTCATGTGCAGATGATCTTGAAAAGTTAAAACTAACAGCAAATCGTATTTTAATAGACGCAATTTTAGGTACCGGAATAAAAGGACATGTGGAAGAAAACCTAAGCGAAATTATCGGATGGTTTAACCATAACTTTAAACATATAATTAGTATAGATGTACCAAGTGGTTTAAAAACCGACACTTCCTCTTTCGATGAAAAAAATATTATACACTCTACACTCACCCTTTCTTTAGAACTTCCTAAACTCGCTTTTTTGATGCCCGAGAATCAAAAATTCGTCCCTCATTTTGAAATAATTCCCATTGGGTTACATGCAACAGGAATTGCTGAACAAAAAAGCAATATGCACTTTATACAAACCGAAACTATAATTCATTTATTGAGGTTAAGAAATAAATTTGATCATAAAGGAAAGTTTGGACATGCACTAATTTTAGCCGGGGCCAAAGATAAACCCGGCGCAGCACTAATATGTTCAGAAGCTTGCTTACGTAGTGGTGCAGGATTATTAACTCTTCATTCTTGTAAGTCAGTATTAAAATCATTAACTATTAAGTTGCCTGAGGCCATGCATAGTTTGGATGAACATTCTTCATTTATCACTTCTGTTGAAAAACCAGAAAATTATGAAGCCATTGCTTTTGGGCCGGGAATTGGAACACAGGAAGAAACGCAAACTGTTTTAAAAAAAATCTTGCAATTTTATACCGGTAAATTAATTATTGATGCAGATGGTTTAAATATTTTGAGTGAAAACAAAACCTGGTTTAATTTTTTAATCCCAAACACCATTTTAACTCCACATGTAAAAGAATTTGAACGACTAGTAGGAAAATGTATTGATGATTTTGAGCGCGTAGCAAAACAAATTGAATTAGCGGTAAAATATAACATCATTGTAATTCTTAAAGGTGCTCATACTTCCATAGCGATGCCGGATGGACATGTTTATTTTAATTCAACGGGAAATCCGGGACTAGCCAAAGGCGGAAGCGGAGATGCTTTAACCGGAATTATTTTAGGACTTTTAAGCAGAGGATACAATGCGCCGCAAGCATCTCTAATAGGAGTTTATATACACGGAATGGCAGCCGACTTGTGTTCTGAAAATATGAGTGAGGAATCTATTTTGATATCCGATGTAATAAACGAATTACCTAAGGCATTCAAAATCCTGGAGAAATTAAAAACTCCCGAATAA
- a CDS encoding rhomboid family intramembrane serine protease gives MKNYLGKKFIQISKYPFLFLLLIWIVFFIQTSYRFNFVKWGVLPRETQGLPGIFTSVFIHGDLDHILSNSFPIFILGLMLFFFYSKIARQVFVWIWLISGIWLWIGGRNNPDYPIYHVGASTLIYGLATFLFFSGIFRKHLRLMVVSALVVFLYGSIMWGIFPLKQEISWEGHLFGAIAGLLVAFNFRKEGPQRFVYEWENETETEADVLETEEERDWKEINDKNVVDNNHNDIKINYIYKKFEDSLPKNFGDDN, from the coding sequence CAAAAAATTTATTCAAATAAGCAAATACCCTTTTCTCTTTTTGTTGCTAATTTGGATCGTGTTTTTCATCCAAACTTCGTATCGTTTCAATTTTGTAAAATGGGGTGTTTTACCCCGCGAAACGCAGGGCCTGCCCGGAATTTTTACTTCTGTTTTTATTCATGGAGACTTAGATCACATTCTCTCTAATTCGTTTCCGATTTTTATTTTAGGTCTTATGCTCTTTTTCTTTTATTCTAAAATTGCCCGTCAAGTGTTTGTTTGGATTTGGTTAATTTCAGGAATTTGGCTGTGGATTGGCGGAAGAAATAATCCGGATTATCCAATTTATCATGTAGGTGCAAGTACATTAATTTACGGCTTAGCCACTTTTTTATTTTTTAGCGGAATTTTCAGAAAACATTTACGCCTTATGGTGGTGAGCGCTTTGGTTGTATTTCTTTACGGAAGCATAATGTGGGGTATTTTCCCCTTAAAACAGGAAATTAGTTGGGAAGGGCATTTGTTCGGAGCCATTGCCGGGCTATTGGTGGCTTTTAATTTTAGAAAAGAGGGACCGCAACGTTTTGTTTACGAATGGGAAAATGAAACAGAAACGGAGGCAGATGTTTTGGAGACTGAAGAAGAGCGTGATTGGAAAGAAATTAATGATAAAAATGTGGTTGATAATAACCATAACGATATTAAAATAAATTATATCTATAAAAAATTTGAGGATTCCTTGCCTAAAAATTTTGGTGATGATAACTAA
- a CDS encoding SRPBCC family protein yields the protein MKKVGIAIAVLFVIYLVLALVGPTEVKVERNISISSSADAVKPYLTNLKLFHDKWSPWTEKDPAAEVKYIGTAGEAGHLFSWNSKVEEVGTGTLELVCVTSDSVVQRLAFEGMGDSKAYYILKENEGKTEVTWGMQMKAPFFFRPMMMFMNMDKMIGPDYEKGLASLKKVVEETPASSGQAEFAIKEIEWPEVYYAGTKFETVKFNDLKNYFGNNLPAIFQALESQKVQPESAPSAIYNWYDEEKGETNLAAAVKVSKGTNLKGFEIHTFPACKVLHIEFFGNYEKIGDAHMAMDAYLKSQGLTNGPVFEEYVTDPMKEADTSKWLTNIYYTLK from the coding sequence ATGAAAAAAGTTGGAATTGCCATTGCTGTACTCTTTGTAATATATTTAGTATTAGCCCTGGTTGGGCCTACTGAAGTAAAAGTTGAAAGAAATATTTCTATAAGTTCAAGTGCGGATGCAGTGAAACCCTACTTAACGAATTTAAAATTATTTCATGATAAATGGAGCCCATGGACAGAAAAAGATCCTGCCGCCGAAGTGAAATATATAGGTACAGCCGGTGAAGCAGGCCATTTATTTTCATGGAATTCTAAAGTGGAAGAAGTGGGTACCGGCACTTTGGAGCTTGTATGTGTAACAAGTGATAGTGTAGTGCAAAGATTAGCATTTGAAGGAATGGGTGATTCAAAGGCTTATTATATTTTGAAAGAAAATGAAGGCAAAACCGAAGTTACTTGGGGCATGCAAATGAAAGCACCATTCTTCTTCAGACCAATGATGATGTTTATGAATATGGATAAAATGATTGGCCCCGATTATGAAAAAGGATTAGCTTCTTTAAAAAAGGTAGTTGAAGAAACTCCGGCTTCAAGTGGACAAGCGGAATTTGCGATTAAAGAAATAGAATGGCCTGAGGTTTATTATGCCGGCACAAAATTTGAGACTGTAAAGTTTAATGATTTAAAAAATTATTTCGGCAATAATTTACCTGCAATTTTTCAGGCTTTGGAATCACAAAAGGTGCAACCCGAATCGGCTCCATCCGCTATATACAATTGGTATGATGAAGAAAAGGGTGAAACTAATTTAGCGGCTGCGGTAAAAGTTTCAAAAGGTACTAATTTGAAAGGTTTTGAAATTCACACTTTTCCGGCTTGTAAAGTTCTGCATATTGAATTTTTCGGGAATTATGAAAAAATTGGCGATGCGCACATGGCTATGGATGCTTATTTGAAATCCCAGGGATTAACTAATGGTCCGGTTTTTGAAGAATATGTAACAGATCCTATGAAGGAAGCAGACACGAGTAAATGGCTAACCAACATTTATTACACATTAAAATAA